CCGCCAAATGTTTCGCCTCTTGCTTGTTCCAGGGCGCTTAACGCTTCGGTTATTTCCGCGAACAGACGCGGCGGCATCGTTTCATGCGCGGCGAAATATTCCCGGCAAGCATCCGTCGTCACGGTGAAACCGGGAGGAACCGGCAGACCGGCGTTGGTCATTTCGGCCAGGTTTGCTCCCTTGCCGCCCAGCAACTGTTTCATGCGCGCATTTCCTTCGTGAAAATGAACAACTCTTCTAGCATTCATGTACGTTTTCCCCTACCTTTTCGCGAATGGCTTTGCAATTTTCCCGCTCGCAGCTGACGTAAATGACCGTCACCTTTTCCGTATCGACCATTTCCAAAATGTGATTACAATACTTGCACACGACGGTTCCCAACAACGTTTCGCCCGTGGCAGTCGCCGCCATTTTCCTTCATCTCCTTTCTTGTTGCCGCCGCAACATAATTTGCCAATTCCGCAACCCTGCACGCGTAAGCCCACTCATTGTCATACCAGGCCAAAACCTTCACCAGGCCGCCGCCCGCATTGAGCGAAAGACCGTCAATAACCGCCGATTTTTCGCAACCGATAAAATCCGTCGACACAAGGGGTTCGTCGCTTAAGGCGACATACCGGGCGTAATTTGCCGCGGCCGCCTGGCGAAAAGCCGCCTCCGCCGCTTCTTTGGTTACGCTCTTTTTCACTTGAACGGTAAGGTCAATCAAGGAAACATCGGGAACCGGCACCCTGATGGACACGCCCCGCACCACCGGCGCCAAATGCGGCAGCACATCCGTCAACGCTTTCCCGATGCCCGTGGTCGTCGGGATGATCGAATGGAAACACGATCGCGCCCGGCGCAAATCGCGGTGCGGATTGTCCAGATGATTCTGGTCGTTCGTAAACGCGTGCACGGTTGTCAGCCATCCGTTTTTTACCTGAAA
The sequence above is a segment of the Bacilli bacterium genome. Coding sequences within it:
- the gap gene encoding type I glyceraldehyde-3-phosphate dehydrogenase; the encoded protein is MGGTFGLNGTGRIGRLLIRKAFAQKTPEFALTAINSIHPAKTIAHLLKYDSTHGRWHADIAANDRQIMINGHVVEVVCEHDPARIPWQKLGVDVVIDATGKFTSRKDAAKHLAAGASTVIVTAPGSDLDLTVVMGVNQHRYKPQRHALLSAASCTTICAAPVLDILDQAFQVKNGWLTTVHAFTNDQNHLDNPHRDLRRARSCFHSIIPTTTGIGKALTDVLPHLAPVVRGVSIRVPVPDVSLIDLTVQVKKSVTKEAAEAAFRQAAAANYARYVALSDEPLVSTDFIGCEKSAVIDGLSLNAGGGLVKVLAWYDNEWAYACRVAELANYVAAATRKEMKENGGDCHGRNVVGNRRVQVL
- a CDS encoding GapA-binding peptide SR1P, encoding MAATATGETLLGTVVCKYCNHILEMVDTEKVTVIYVSCERENCKAIREKVGENVHEC